In one Nicotiana tomentosiformis chromosome 6, ASM39032v3, whole genome shotgun sequence genomic region, the following are encoded:
- the LOC138894473 gene encoding uncharacterized protein: MRDHIIGEDYELWDIVTDSPLTTMKINAEGVEVPKTRADCTDEDLKKWEKNAKAKKWLICELGPDEYSRIQNCTTAKEIWDTLQVSHEGTPQVKRSRGTLLYSQYENFTMKEGETIQEMYTRFTTLTNELKSLGRIISEEDRVEKILTRVLPVTWESKITVIQESKNIATLPLDELIGNLTAYELRRQTIKMDVPKKEMSLALIISEGSDLEGDEMAMITRDFEKYSRRGKGPSRIGSYSKSKISEKQTNDGCYKCGKTDHHIKNCLQWKIEWKKERAE; encoded by the coding sequence atgagagatcacatcataggagaagactatgagttatgggacattgtcacagatAGTCCACTgactaccatgaagataaatgctgaaggagtagagGTACCAAAGACAAGAGCAGATTGCACAGATGAGGacttgaagaaatgggagaagaatgccaaAGCCAAGAAGTGGCTTATTTGTGaacttggtccagatgagtatAGCAGAATCCAAAATTGTACCACTGCCAAGGAAATCTGGGACACTCTGCAAGTGTCTCACgaaggaacacctcaggtgaaAAGGTCCAGAGGAACTCTactgtattctcaatatgagaactttactatgaaggaaggagaaaccattcaagagatgtacacaaggtttactacattgacaaatgaactaaagtctcttggaagaattatttctgaagaagatagagtcgaGAAAATATTGACAAGGGTTTTGCCtgttacttgggagagcaaaattactgtcattcaggaatcaaagaatattgccaccctcccactggatgaattaattggaaatctcactgcttatgaacttaggagacaaaccataAAAATGGATGTACCAAAGAAGGAAATGAGTCTGGCACTCATAATCTCTGAAGGTTCTGATCTTGAAggtgatgaaatggctatgatcactaGGGATTTTGAGAAATACTCGAGGAGAGGAAAGGGTCCTTCAAGAATTGGAAGCTATAGTAAATCAAAAATTTCtgagaagcaaaccaatgatggatgctacaagtgtggaaagactgatcaccacatcaaaaactgTCTCCAATggaaaattgaatggaagaaggaaagagctgaatga
- the LOC104097564 gene encoding 2-isopropylmalate synthase B — protein MASITANHTFSRNPNISLHPQNPLIQTQALFNFKSSIPKCSPIICCAIRRRPDYTPSHIPDPKYIRIFDTTLRDGEQSPGATMTTKEKLDVARQLAKLGVDIIEAGFPASSEADLEAVKLIAKEVGNGVYEEGHVPVICGLARCNKRDIDKAWEAVKYAKKPRIHTFIATSEIHMKFKLKMSRDEVVEKARSMVAYARSIGCEDVEFSPEDAGRSDPEFLYHILGEVIKAGATTLNIPDTVGYTVPSEFGKLIADIKANTPGIGDVIISTHCQNDLGLSTANTLAGACAGARQVEVTINGIGERAGNASLEEVVMALKCRGEQVLGGLYTGINTQHILMSSKMVEEYTGLHVQPHKAIVGANAFAHESGIHQDGMLKHKDTYEIISPEDIGLNRANESGIVLGKLSGRHALQAKMLELGYDIEGKELEDLFWRFKSVAEKKKKITDDDLIALMSDEVFQPQFVWQLENVQVTCGSLGLSTATVKLIDADGQEHVSCSVGTGPVDAAYKAVDLIVKVPVALLEYSLNAVTEGIDAIASTRVLIRGENGHTSTHALTGETVHRSFSGTGADMDIVISSVRAYIGALNKMLSFRKLVSKHSRPEGSAVV, from the exons ATGGCGTCTATCACCGCAAACCATACATTTTCCCGTAACCCTAACATCTCATTGCATCCCCAAAATCCTCTCATTCAAACCCAAGCTCTCTTCAACTTCAAATCATCAATCCCCAAATGTTCCCCTATTATCTGCTGCGCAATCCGCCGTCGACCCGACTATACCCCGAGCCACATTCCCGACCCGAAATACATCCGCATCTTCGACACCACTCTCCGCGACGGCGAACAATCTCCAGGCGCCACAATGACCACAAAAGAAAAACTCGACGTTGCGCGTCAGTTAGCTAAGCTTGGTGTTGACATAATTGAAGCCGGTTTTCCTGCTTCTTCTGAAGCTGATCTCGAAGCTGTGAAATTAATAGCGAAGGAAGTTGGAAATGGTGTGTATGAAGAGGGACATGTTCCGGTAATCTGTGGACTTGCGAGGTGTAATAAGAGGGATATTGATAAGGCTTGGGAGGCTGTGAAGTATGCGAAAAAACCGAGGATTCATACGTTTATTGCGACTAGTGAGATACatatgaagtttaagttgaaGATGAGTAGAGATGAAGTTGTGGAGAAAGCTAGAAGTATGGTTGCTTATGCTAGGAGTATTGGTTGTGAGGATGTTGAATTTAGCCCTGAAGATGCTGGAAG ATCTGATCCTGAGTTCCTCTATCATATCCTTGGAGAGGTCATCAAAGCTGGGGCAACAACCCTTAACATCCCTGATACTGTTGGATACACTGTTCCCAGTGAATTTGGAAAATTGATCGCTGATATAAAGGCCAATACCCCAGGAATTGGAGATGTGATCATCTCAACGCACTGCCAGAACGATCTTGGGCTTTCTACTGCCAACACCTTAGCT GGAGCATGTGCAGGTGCAAGACAAGTAGAAGTGACCATCAATGGAATCGGTGAAAGAGCTGGAAATGCTTCTTTGGAGGAG GTTGTAATGGCCTTAAAATGTCGTGGAGAGCAAGTACTAGGTGGCCTGTATACAGGAATTAATACACAACATATACTCATGTCAAGCAAGATG GTAGAGGAGTACACCGGGCTTCATGTGCAGCCACACAAGGCCATTGTTGGAGCTAATGCTTTTGCTCATGAAAGTGGCATCCATCAG GATGGAATGTTAAAACACAAAGATACATATGAGATTATATCTCCTGAAGATATTGGGCTTAACCGAGCTAATGAATCTGGTATCGTCCTCGGGAAACTCAG TGGGCGTCATGCTTTGCAAGCCAAAATGCTCGAG CTTGGATACGATATTGAGGGAAAAGAACTTGAGGACCTCTTTTGGCGATTCAAATCTGTGGCTGAGAAGAAAAAG AAAATTACAGATGATGACCTGATAGCATTGATGTCAGATGAAGTTTTCCAGCCTCAATTTGTTTGGCAACTTGAAAATGTACAG GTTACATGTGGAAGTCTTGGCCTTTCTACGGCAACTGTTAAGCTCATTGACGCTGATGGTCAAGAGCATGTTTCTTGTTCTGTTGGAACGGGGCCAGTTGATGCGGCTTACAAGGCAGTTGATCTCATTGTAAAG GTACCTGTAGCACTACTTGAATATTCCTTGAATGCAGTCACGGAAGGTATAGATGCCATAGCTTCAACCAGAGTTTTAATTCGTGGGGAGAATGGACATACATCAACCCATGCTTTAACTGGAGAGACTGTACACCGTTCGTTTAG TGGAACCGGAGCAGATATGGATATTGTTATCTCTAGTGTCCGAGCCTATATTGGAGCATTGAATAAGATGCTGAGTTTCAGAAAGCTGGTGTCGAAACACAGCAGACCTGAAGGCAGTGCAGTCGTATAG